Proteins encoded in a region of the Triticum dicoccoides isolate Atlit2015 ecotype Zavitan chromosome 3A, WEW_v2.0, whole genome shotgun sequence genome:
- the LOC119269443 gene encoding skin secretory protein xP2-like, whose amino-acid sequence MQMNNKEPAADGKSPTTICSRLQRAFHARPVFGPLRRLTGQPHDGGAAATGVPGGAPAATHGAAPPPVVLPARAPAPSPVGKAPAPKAAPAIVPAAPQKPAAAKGGGKPGQVLGSTSTVAATTSKVPEKAAGGIPVPVPPPAVMAGRPAADAKAGDNKAQQTKGKIRVSSRVRKALASSK is encoded by the coding sequence ATGCAGATGAACAACAAGGAGCCGGCCGCCGACGGCAAGTCGCCGACTACCATCTGTAGCAGGCTTCAGAGAGCCTTCCACGCCCGGCCGGTCTTCGGGCCTCTTCGCCGCCTCACGGGCCAACCCCACGACGGCGGAGCTGCCGCTACCGGCGTACCAGGGGGAGCGCCTGCCGCGACGCACGGTGCTGCACCGCCACCGGTTGTATTGCCGGCACGTGCACCGGCGCCGTCTCCAGTAGGCAAAGCTCCCGCACCTAAGGCGGCACCGGCGATCGTGCCAGCGGCGCCCCAGAAACCGGCTGCTGCCAAGGGAGGTGGCAAGCCTGGGCAGGTCCTCGGGAGCACTTCTACCGTCGCGGCAACCACGAGCAAGGTTCCCGAGAAGGCGGCAGGGGGGATCCCGGTTCCGGTGCCACCGCCGGCGGTCATGGCTGGAAGGCCGGCAGCGGACGCGAAGGCTGGGGACAACAAGGCGCAGCAGACAAAGGGGAAGATCAGGGTGAGCTCCAGGGTCCGCAAGGCCTTAGCCTCATCCAAGTAG
- the LOC119269442 gene encoding degreening-related gene dee76 protein-like: MASTAGVVLSIKDSFLALPTKTGDRALEEVEKDISSLRQVLSGDGEAGANQEQVLQIALEICKEGVLSLFVQNLPSLGWGVRKDLVICWCILLGQKVDENYCCVKYIEDHVELLDFLVVCYKKSDLALNCGIMVRECIKHPTLAKYILESNSFELFFEYVELPNFDIASDALYTFKDLLTKHESVVSVYLSSHYEQFFERYTRILTSANYVTRRQSVKFLSEFLLEPSNSKIMKRYIQEVRFLNIMIGLLKDSSKNIKICAFHVFKVFVANPNKPPGIIEALRDNRKELLKLLHDLPASKGEDELDEERDLIIQRIEKL, from the exons ATGGCGTCGACGGCCGGGGTGGTCCTCTCCATCAAGGACTCCTTCCTCGCCCTCCCCACCAAGACCGGCGACAGG GCTCTCGAAGAGGTTGAGAAAGACATCTCCTCGTTGCGGCAAGTGCTCTCTGGTGATGGAGAAGCAGGAGCAAATCAAGAGCAAGTCCTGCAAATAGCACTTGAAATTTGCAAGGAGGGCGTGCTTTCCCTCTTTGTTCAGAATCTACCTTCCTTGGGTTGGGGA GTAAGAAAAGATTTGGTTATTTGCTGGTGCATTTTGCTTGGGCAGAAAGTTGATGAGAATTATTGCTGTGTGAAGTATATTGAAGATCACGTGGAGCTTTTAGATTTCCTAGTTGTTTG TTACAAGAAGTCGGACCTTGCACTGAACTGTGGGATTATGGTGAGAGAATGCATAAAACATCCAACCCTTGCAAA ATATATATTGGAATCCAATAGCTTTGAGCTGTTTTTCGAGTATGTTGAGCTGCCGAACTTCGACATTGCCTCTGATGCTCTATACACCTTCAAG GATTTGCTTACCAAACATGAAAGTGTTGTGTCCGTGTACTTGAGCTCCCACTACGAGCAG TTCTTTGAACGCTACACAAGGATCTTAACATCAGCTAATTATGTAACAAGGCGTCAGTCGGTGAAG TTCCTTTCAGAATTTCTATTGGAGCCTTCAAACTCTAAAATAATGAAGCGATACATTCAGGAAGTTCGTTTCCTAAATATTATGATTGGTCTACTGAAG GATTCAAGCAAAAATATCAAAATATGTGCCTTCCACGTTTTTAAG GTGTTCGTTGCCAATCCAAACAAGCCTCCTGGTATTATTGAAGCTTTACGAGACAATCGCAAAGAATTGTTGAAACTACTCCACGATCTTCCTGCAAGTAAAG GTGAAGATGAACTTGACGAGGAGAGAGACCTGATCATTCAGCGAATCGAGAAGTTGTAA